A genomic segment from Synchiropus splendidus isolate RoL2022-P1 chromosome 18, RoL_Sspl_1.0, whole genome shotgun sequence encodes:
- the rtel1 gene encoding regulator of telomere elongation helicase 1 isoform X1: MPLLSLSGVTVNFPFPPYECQTDYMKKVIECLQRKVNGVLESPTGTGKTLCLLCATLAWREHFKDSISARKIAEKLEGKEMFPNTPLSSWGTAATDGETTTYYTDVPKIIYASRTHSQLAQVVDELRSTSYRPKVCVLGSREQLCIHPEVKRQESNHIKVHMCRAKVSTRSCMFYNNVEEKCTDKNVVDSILDVEDLVKYGNKQKVCPYYLSRSLKQQADVIFMPYNYLLDPKSRRAHNIELKGAVVIFDEAHNVEKTCEETTSFDLTPYDLASAISAVDRLLAEKANEVCSGESFSSDNVESLNPASKLDISMVAKIKQILLDLEAAIDSFDVLNDKGFTKPGIFIYELLARAHLTYDTKTAVHEVLEQICGYLAGQPGVFLNTSGLQKLSDIIQVVFCGEPESKDRQRQMVVNTTHFKVHIHKDNSHHKKKTTDVWASSTAKKQGNILSYWCFSPGFSMQELVNQEVRSIILTSGTLSPLTSFIAEMRIMFDVTLENSHVIERDQIFVRVIDQGPDGVMLSSAFDRRFVPANMSSLGNTVANLSRVVPHGLLVFFPSFPVMEKTLEFWRASGHSSRIENMKPIFVEPKGKGTFNEVMDAYYSKVDDASSKGATFMAVCRGKASEGLDFANTYGRGVIITGLPFPPKLDPRVQLKMQFLDEMNRGRAGGLKFLTGQEWYREQAFRAVNQAIGRVIRHKDDFGAIFLCDQRFQGTNAKAHLPSWVRPCVGHRDSFGNVVRDVSQFFRVAHKLRPVTENKGPAKSCEPAFQSDPQPCSSVSSSCVTQKAKMLDSHIPSLKRKRLNDHTGASAMARICIEYETEAQESHRKPASLLAALEQGDRHRKDGGTDSFGVEKASRLSTLSLQCDKRMDEELRGGKRKIKVVQEQNGRKLTDIIEKGKASTVKNVLIEMKKSLSQVTFEQVMEALQTYKKTNNLDTLLSQTAMLLEDANTHSLLRGFYRFVRAHHKKQFDEKCLELTGVGCGYKPEHSLSMEEKKAMLTSAAAGATSSSSATSTSHQLSTQQLNHGGRHLSSDGLQQVSAGDERRHLRACTSADSTSTPTAFLADVKKALTPEQLAQLFRAISSYKETDDYESLVSIVVSLFTEKDDHFQLLARFAQFVKPHHKKQYRELLEALIDGYDPAKYEKKEATQRKLTSFFSASQDI; this comes from the exons ATGCCTTTGCTGTCTTTGAGCGGTGTAACCGTGAATTTCCCCTTCCCTCCATATGAGTGCCAAACTGACTACATGAAAAAGGTTATAGAATGTCTGCAGAGG AAAGTAAACGGTGTTCTGGAGAGCCCAACAGGAACTGGGAAAACTCTGTGCCTGCTGTGTGCTACTCTGGCCTGGAGAGAGCACTTCAAAGACTCCATTTCTGCACGCAAGATCGCTGAAAAGCTTGAAGGAAAGGAGATGTTCCCCAACACACCACTGTCATCCTGGGGAACTGCTGCTACAGACGGAGAAACGACTA CATACTACACCGATGTTCCCAAGATCATTTATGCATCAAGGACACACTCGCAGCTTGCCCAGGTTGTAGATGAGCTGCGGAGTACATCATACAG GCCAAAGGTCTGTGTGCTGGGCTCCAGAGAGCAGCTGTGCATCCACCCAGAGGTGAAGCGGCAAGAAAGCAATCACATAAAG gtCCACATGTGCAGAGCGAAAGTCTCCACCAGATCATGCATGTTCTACAACAACGTTGAAG AGAAATGCACAGACAAGAATGTAGTGGACTCCATTTTGGACGTTGAAGATTTGGTGAAATATGGCAACAAACAGAA GGTGTGCCCTTACTACCTCTCCCGTTCTTTAAAGCAGCAGGCGGATGTGATCTTCATGCCGTATAACTACCTGCTGGACCCAAAG AGCCGCAGAGCGCACAACATAGAGCTGAAGGGAGCCGTGGTGATCTTTGATGAAGCCCATAATGTG GAGAAGACGTGCGAGGAGACGACATCGTTTGACCTGACCCCATATGACCTGGCCTCGGCCATCAGTGCGGTGGACAGGCTGCTCGCAGAGAAGGCTAATGAAGTTTGCTCAGGAGAATCTTTCTCATCAGACAATGTGGAGTCTCTCAACCCTG CTTCAAAACTTGACATTTCCATGGTTGCTAAGATCAAAC AGATTCTACTGGATCTGGAAGCTGCTATTGATTCGTTTGATGTCCTTAATGATAAAGGCTTCACAAAACCCGGAAT TTTCATCTATGAGTTGTTGGCCAGAGCACACCTGACGTACGACACCAAGACGGCCGTGCATGAAGTCCTGGAACAGATCTGTGGATATTTAGCTGGAC AACCAGGAGTTTTCCTCAACACTTCAGGACTGCAGAAACTGTCTGACATCATTCAG GTGGTGTTTTGTGGCGAGCCAGAGTCAAAGGACAGGCAGCGGCAGATGGTGGTCAACACGACACATTTCAAG GTTCACATCCATAAAGACAACAGTCATCACAAGAAGAAAACCACGGATGTCTGGGCCTCATCCACCGCAAAGAAACAAG GCAACATCCTGAGCTATTGGTGCTTCTCTCCTGGCTTCAGCATGCAGGAGCTGGTGAATCAGGAGGTGCGCAGCATCATCCTCACCAGTGGGACCCTGTCACCTTTGACCTCCTTCATAGCGGAAATGAGGAT AATGTTTGATGTCACCCTGGAGAACAGCCACGTCATAGAGAGAGACCAGATCTTCGTCCGGGTCATTGATCAAGGACCTGACGGGGTGATGCTGAGTTCTGCCTTTGACAGAAG ATTTGTTCCTGCAAATATGTCCTCACTGGGAAACACTGTTG CCAACTTGAGTCGAGTGGTTCCTCATGGTCTGCTGGTCTTCTTCCCCTCTTTCCCTGTAATGGAGAAAACGCTAGAATTTTGGAGA GCAAGTGGACATTCAAGTCGCATTGAGAACATGAAGCCAATATTTGTGGAGCCCAAAGGAAAGGGCACCTTTAATGAG GTGATGGACGCGTACTACAGTAAAGTGGATGATGCCTCATCTAAGGGAGCGACCTTTATGGCTGTTTGTCGAGGAAAG GCCAGCGAAGGTCTGGACTTTGCCAACACGTACGGCCGTGGGGTCATCATCACTGGCCTtcccttccctccaaagttggACCCGCGGGTCCAACTGAAGATGCAGTTCTTGGATGAGATGAACCGGGGTCGAGCTGGCGGCCTGAAG TTCCTGACCGGGCAGGAGTGGTACCGGGAGCAGGCCTTCAGAGCGGTCAACCAAGCCATTGGCAGAGTCATCCGCCACAAGGACGATTTTGGAGCCATCTTCCTGTGTGATCAACG GTTTCAAGGAACTAATGCTAAAGCTCACCTCCCGTCGTGGGTCCGGCCGTGTGTGGGTCACAGGGACAGCTTTGGGAACGTAGTGCGGGACGTTTCGCAGTTCTTCAGGGTCGCCCACAAGCTG CGGCCTGTGACAGAGAACAAGGGACCAGCTAAGAGTTGTGAGCCCGCCTTCCAATCAGACCCTCAGCCTTGCAGCTCTGTCTCATCCAGCTGTGTGACCCAGAAGGCCAAGATGCTGGATTCCCACATTCCCAGCCTGAAGAGGAAGAGACTGA ATGACCACACCGGTGCCAGCGCCATGGCCAGGATTTGTATTGAGTACGAGACCGAGGCACAGGAGAGCCACAGGAAACCAGCCAGCCTTCTGGCTGCTCTTGAGCAAGGCGATCGTCACAGAAAAGACGGAGGGACGGATTCTTTTGGAGTGGAAAAG GCAAGCCGTCTGTCCACTTTGTCACTTCAGTGTGACAAACGTATGGATGAAGAGTTGCGCGGAGGGAAGCGTAAAATCAAAGTGGTCCAGGAGCAG AATGGCAGGAAGCTCACCGACATCATTGAGAAAGGGAAAGCCAGTACTGTGAAGAATGTCCTGATTGAAATGAAGAAGTCCTTGAGCCAGGTTACCTTTGAGCAAGTTATGGAGGCTCTGCAGACCTACAAGAAGACCAACAACTTGGACACCCTGCTTTCTCAGACTGCCATGCTCTTGGAGGACGCCAACACTCACAGCCTCCTGCGAG GCTTCTACCGGTTTGTGCGCGCTCATCACAAAAAGCAGTTTGATGAAAAGTGCCTGGAGCTGACGGGTGTAGGGTGTGGTTACAAACCTGAGCACTCCCTGagcatggaggagaagaaggcgaTGCTCACCAGCg CTGCTGCGGGAGCAACCTCCAGCTCCAGTGCAACGTCCACCAGTCACCAGCTCAGCACGCAGCAGCTCAATCACGGAGGTCGACACCTCAGCAGTGATGGTTTGCAGCAAGTGTCCGCTG GAGATGAGCGGCGTCATTTGAGGGCTTGCACTTCAGCAGATTCCACAAGCACTCCGACTGCTTTCTTGGCTGATGTGAAAAAAGCTCTGACCCCGGAACAATTGGCACAACTCTTCCGGGCCATCAGCAGCTACAAGGAAACGGACGACTACGAGAGCCTGGTGTCCATCGTGGTGAGCTTGTTCACAGAGAAGGACGACCACTTCCAGCTCCTAGCTC GATTCGCCCAATTCGTCAAACCTCACCATAAAAAGCAGTACAGGGAGCTGCTGGAAGCTTTGATCGATGGATATGATCCAGCCAAATATGAGAAAAAAGAAG CAACACAAAGAAAGCTCACCAGCTTCTTCAGTGCTTCTCAAGACATatag
- the rtel1 gene encoding regulator of telomere elongation helicase 1 isoform X3, with translation MPLLSLSGVTVNFPFPPYECQTDYMKKVIECLQRKVNGVLESPTGTGKTLCLLCATLAWREHFKDSISARKIAEKLEGKEMFPNTPLSSWGTAATDGETTTYYTDVPKIIYASRTHSQLAQVVDELRSTSYRPKVCVLGSREQLCIHPEVKRQESNHIKVHMCRAKVSTRSCMFYNNVEEKCTDKNVVDSILDVEDLVKYGNKQKVCPYYLSRSLKQQADVIFMPYNYLLDPKSRRAHNIELKGAVVIFDEAHNVEKTCEETTSFDLTPYDLASAISAVDRLLAEKANEVCSGESFSSDNVESLNPASKLDISMVAKIKQILLDLEAAIDSFDVLNDKGFTKPGIFIYELLARAHLTYDTKTAVHEVLEQICGYLAGQPGVFLNTSGLQKLSDIIQVVFCGEPESKDRQRQMVVNTTHFKVHIHKDNSHHKKKTTDVWASSTAKKQGNILSYWCFSPGFSMQELVNQEVRSIILTSGTLSPLTSFIAEMRIMFDVTLENSHVIERDQIFVRVIDQGPDGVMLSSAFDRRFVPANMSSLGNTVANLSRVVPHGLLVFFPSFPVMEKTLEFWRASGHSSRIENMKPIFVEPKGKGTFNEVMDAYYSKVDDASSKGATFMAVCRGKASEGLDFANTYGRGVIITGLPFPPKLDPRVQLKMQFLDEMNRGRAGGLKFLTGQEWYREQAFRAVNQAIGRVIRHKDDFGAIFLCDQRFQGTNAKAHLPSWVRPCVGHRDSFGNVVRDVSQFFRVAHKLRPVTENKGPAKSCEPAFQSDPQPCSSVSSSCVTQKAKMLDSHIPSLKRKRLNDHTGASAMARICIEYETEAQESHRKPASLLAALEQGDRHRKDGGTDSFGVEKASRLSTLSLQCDKRMDEELRGGKRKIKVVQEQNGRKLTDIIEKGKASTVKNVLIEMKKSLSQVTFEQVMEALQTYKKTNNLDTLLSQTAMLLEDANTHSLLRGFYRFVRAHHKKQFDEKCLELTGVGCGYKPEHSLSMEEKKAMLTSAAAGATSSSSATSTSHQLSTQQLNHGGRHLSSDGLQQVSADSTSTPTAFLADVKKALTPEQLAQLFRAISSYKETDDYESLVSIVVSLFTEKDDHFQLLARFAQFVKPHHKKQYRELLEALIDGYDPAKYEKKEATQRKLTSFFSASQDI, from the exons ATGCCTTTGCTGTCTTTGAGCGGTGTAACCGTGAATTTCCCCTTCCCTCCATATGAGTGCCAAACTGACTACATGAAAAAGGTTATAGAATGTCTGCAGAGG AAAGTAAACGGTGTTCTGGAGAGCCCAACAGGAACTGGGAAAACTCTGTGCCTGCTGTGTGCTACTCTGGCCTGGAGAGAGCACTTCAAAGACTCCATTTCTGCACGCAAGATCGCTGAAAAGCTTGAAGGAAAGGAGATGTTCCCCAACACACCACTGTCATCCTGGGGAACTGCTGCTACAGACGGAGAAACGACTA CATACTACACCGATGTTCCCAAGATCATTTATGCATCAAGGACACACTCGCAGCTTGCCCAGGTTGTAGATGAGCTGCGGAGTACATCATACAG GCCAAAGGTCTGTGTGCTGGGCTCCAGAGAGCAGCTGTGCATCCACCCAGAGGTGAAGCGGCAAGAAAGCAATCACATAAAG gtCCACATGTGCAGAGCGAAAGTCTCCACCAGATCATGCATGTTCTACAACAACGTTGAAG AGAAATGCACAGACAAGAATGTAGTGGACTCCATTTTGGACGTTGAAGATTTGGTGAAATATGGCAACAAACAGAA GGTGTGCCCTTACTACCTCTCCCGTTCTTTAAAGCAGCAGGCGGATGTGATCTTCATGCCGTATAACTACCTGCTGGACCCAAAG AGCCGCAGAGCGCACAACATAGAGCTGAAGGGAGCCGTGGTGATCTTTGATGAAGCCCATAATGTG GAGAAGACGTGCGAGGAGACGACATCGTTTGACCTGACCCCATATGACCTGGCCTCGGCCATCAGTGCGGTGGACAGGCTGCTCGCAGAGAAGGCTAATGAAGTTTGCTCAGGAGAATCTTTCTCATCAGACAATGTGGAGTCTCTCAACCCTG CTTCAAAACTTGACATTTCCATGGTTGCTAAGATCAAAC AGATTCTACTGGATCTGGAAGCTGCTATTGATTCGTTTGATGTCCTTAATGATAAAGGCTTCACAAAACCCGGAAT TTTCATCTATGAGTTGTTGGCCAGAGCACACCTGACGTACGACACCAAGACGGCCGTGCATGAAGTCCTGGAACAGATCTGTGGATATTTAGCTGGAC AACCAGGAGTTTTCCTCAACACTTCAGGACTGCAGAAACTGTCTGACATCATTCAG GTGGTGTTTTGTGGCGAGCCAGAGTCAAAGGACAGGCAGCGGCAGATGGTGGTCAACACGACACATTTCAAG GTTCACATCCATAAAGACAACAGTCATCACAAGAAGAAAACCACGGATGTCTGGGCCTCATCCACCGCAAAGAAACAAG GCAACATCCTGAGCTATTGGTGCTTCTCTCCTGGCTTCAGCATGCAGGAGCTGGTGAATCAGGAGGTGCGCAGCATCATCCTCACCAGTGGGACCCTGTCACCTTTGACCTCCTTCATAGCGGAAATGAGGAT AATGTTTGATGTCACCCTGGAGAACAGCCACGTCATAGAGAGAGACCAGATCTTCGTCCGGGTCATTGATCAAGGACCTGACGGGGTGATGCTGAGTTCTGCCTTTGACAGAAG ATTTGTTCCTGCAAATATGTCCTCACTGGGAAACACTGTTG CCAACTTGAGTCGAGTGGTTCCTCATGGTCTGCTGGTCTTCTTCCCCTCTTTCCCTGTAATGGAGAAAACGCTAGAATTTTGGAGA GCAAGTGGACATTCAAGTCGCATTGAGAACATGAAGCCAATATTTGTGGAGCCCAAAGGAAAGGGCACCTTTAATGAG GTGATGGACGCGTACTACAGTAAAGTGGATGATGCCTCATCTAAGGGAGCGACCTTTATGGCTGTTTGTCGAGGAAAG GCCAGCGAAGGTCTGGACTTTGCCAACACGTACGGCCGTGGGGTCATCATCACTGGCCTtcccttccctccaaagttggACCCGCGGGTCCAACTGAAGATGCAGTTCTTGGATGAGATGAACCGGGGTCGAGCTGGCGGCCTGAAG TTCCTGACCGGGCAGGAGTGGTACCGGGAGCAGGCCTTCAGAGCGGTCAACCAAGCCATTGGCAGAGTCATCCGCCACAAGGACGATTTTGGAGCCATCTTCCTGTGTGATCAACG GTTTCAAGGAACTAATGCTAAAGCTCACCTCCCGTCGTGGGTCCGGCCGTGTGTGGGTCACAGGGACAGCTTTGGGAACGTAGTGCGGGACGTTTCGCAGTTCTTCAGGGTCGCCCACAAGCTG CGGCCTGTGACAGAGAACAAGGGACCAGCTAAGAGTTGTGAGCCCGCCTTCCAATCAGACCCTCAGCCTTGCAGCTCTGTCTCATCCAGCTGTGTGACCCAGAAGGCCAAGATGCTGGATTCCCACATTCCCAGCCTGAAGAGGAAGAGACTGA ATGACCACACCGGTGCCAGCGCCATGGCCAGGATTTGTATTGAGTACGAGACCGAGGCACAGGAGAGCCACAGGAAACCAGCCAGCCTTCTGGCTGCTCTTGAGCAAGGCGATCGTCACAGAAAAGACGGAGGGACGGATTCTTTTGGAGTGGAAAAG GCAAGCCGTCTGTCCACTTTGTCACTTCAGTGTGACAAACGTATGGATGAAGAGTTGCGCGGAGGGAAGCGTAAAATCAAAGTGGTCCAGGAGCAG AATGGCAGGAAGCTCACCGACATCATTGAGAAAGGGAAAGCCAGTACTGTGAAGAATGTCCTGATTGAAATGAAGAAGTCCTTGAGCCAGGTTACCTTTGAGCAAGTTATGGAGGCTCTGCAGACCTACAAGAAGACCAACAACTTGGACACCCTGCTTTCTCAGACTGCCATGCTCTTGGAGGACGCCAACACTCACAGCCTCCTGCGAG GCTTCTACCGGTTTGTGCGCGCTCATCACAAAAAGCAGTTTGATGAAAAGTGCCTGGAGCTGACGGGTGTAGGGTGTGGTTACAAACCTGAGCACTCCCTGagcatggaggagaagaaggcgaTGCTCACCAGCg CTGCTGCGGGAGCAACCTCCAGCTCCAGTGCAACGTCCACCAGTCACCAGCTCAGCACGCAGCAGCTCAATCACGGAGGTCGACACCTCAGCAGTGATGGTTTGCAGCAAGTGTCCGCTG ATTCCACAAGCACTCCGACTGCTTTCTTGGCTGATGTGAAAAAAGCTCTGACCCCGGAACAATTGGCACAACTCTTCCGGGCCATCAGCAGCTACAAGGAAACGGACGACTACGAGAGCCTGGTGTCCATCGTGGTGAGCTTGTTCACAGAGAAGGACGACCACTTCCAGCTCCTAGCTC GATTCGCCCAATTCGTCAAACCTCACCATAAAAAGCAGTACAGGGAGCTGCTGGAAGCTTTGATCGATGGATATGATCCAGCCAAATATGAGAAAAAAGAAG CAACACAAAGAAAGCTCACCAGCTTCTTCAGTGCTTCTCAAGACATatag
- the rtel1 gene encoding regulator of telomere elongation helicase 1 isoform X2 has translation MPLLSLSGVTVNFPFPPYECQTDYMKKVIECLQRKVNGVLESPTGTGKTLCLLCATLAWREHFKDSISARKIAEKLEGKEMFPNTPLSSWGTAATDGETTTYYTDVPKIIYASRTHSQLAQVVDELRSTSYRPKVCVLGSREQLCIHPEVKRQESNHIKVHMCRAKVSTRSCMFYNNVEEKCTDKNVVDSILDVEDLVKYGNKQKVCPYYLSRSLKQQADVIFMPYNYLLDPKSRRAHNIELKGAVVIFDEAHNVEKTCEETTSFDLTPYDLASAISAVDRLLAEKANEVCSGESFSSDNVESLNPASKLDISMVAKIKQILLDLEAAIDSFDVLNDKGFTKPGIFIYELLARAHLTYDTKTAVHEVLEQICGYLAGQPGVFLNTSGLQKLSDIIQVVFCGEPESKDRQRQMVVNTTHFKVHIHKDNSHHKKKTTDVWASSTAKKQGNILSYWCFSPGFSMQELVNQEVRSIILTSGTLSPLTSFIAEMRIMFDVTLENSHVIERDQIFVRVIDQGPDGVMLSSAFDRRFVPANMSSLGNTVANLSRVVPHGLLVFFPSFPVMEKTLEFWRASGHSSRIENMKPIFVEPKGKGTFNEVMDAYYSKVDDASSKGATFMAVCRGKASEGLDFANTYGRGVIITGLPFPPKLDPRVQLKMQFLDEMNRGRAGGLKFLTGQEWYREQAFRAVNQAIGRVIRHKDDFGAIFLCDQRFQGTNAKAHLPSWVRPCVGHRDSFGNVVRDVSQFFRVAHKLRPVTENKGPAKSCEPAFQSDPQPCSSVSSSCVTQKAKMLDSHIPSLKRKRLNDHTGASAMARICIEYETEAQESHRKPASLLAALEQGDRHRKDGGTDSFGVEKASRLSTLSLQCDKRMDEELRGGKRKIKVVQEQNGRKLTDIIEKGKASTVKNVLIEMKKSLSQVTFEQVMEALQTYKKTNNLDTLLSQTAMLLEDANTHSLLRGFYRFVRAHHKKQFDEKCLELTGVGCGYKPEHSLSMEEKKAMLTSAAAGATSSSSATSTSHQLSTQQLNHGGRHLSSDGLQQVSADERRHLRACTSADSTSTPTAFLADVKKALTPEQLAQLFRAISSYKETDDYESLVSIVVSLFTEKDDHFQLLARFAQFVKPHHKKQYRELLEALIDGYDPAKYEKKEATQRKLTSFFSASQDI, from the exons ATGCCTTTGCTGTCTTTGAGCGGTGTAACCGTGAATTTCCCCTTCCCTCCATATGAGTGCCAAACTGACTACATGAAAAAGGTTATAGAATGTCTGCAGAGG AAAGTAAACGGTGTTCTGGAGAGCCCAACAGGAACTGGGAAAACTCTGTGCCTGCTGTGTGCTACTCTGGCCTGGAGAGAGCACTTCAAAGACTCCATTTCTGCACGCAAGATCGCTGAAAAGCTTGAAGGAAAGGAGATGTTCCCCAACACACCACTGTCATCCTGGGGAACTGCTGCTACAGACGGAGAAACGACTA CATACTACACCGATGTTCCCAAGATCATTTATGCATCAAGGACACACTCGCAGCTTGCCCAGGTTGTAGATGAGCTGCGGAGTACATCATACAG GCCAAAGGTCTGTGTGCTGGGCTCCAGAGAGCAGCTGTGCATCCACCCAGAGGTGAAGCGGCAAGAAAGCAATCACATAAAG gtCCACATGTGCAGAGCGAAAGTCTCCACCAGATCATGCATGTTCTACAACAACGTTGAAG AGAAATGCACAGACAAGAATGTAGTGGACTCCATTTTGGACGTTGAAGATTTGGTGAAATATGGCAACAAACAGAA GGTGTGCCCTTACTACCTCTCCCGTTCTTTAAAGCAGCAGGCGGATGTGATCTTCATGCCGTATAACTACCTGCTGGACCCAAAG AGCCGCAGAGCGCACAACATAGAGCTGAAGGGAGCCGTGGTGATCTTTGATGAAGCCCATAATGTG GAGAAGACGTGCGAGGAGACGACATCGTTTGACCTGACCCCATATGACCTGGCCTCGGCCATCAGTGCGGTGGACAGGCTGCTCGCAGAGAAGGCTAATGAAGTTTGCTCAGGAGAATCTTTCTCATCAGACAATGTGGAGTCTCTCAACCCTG CTTCAAAACTTGACATTTCCATGGTTGCTAAGATCAAAC AGATTCTACTGGATCTGGAAGCTGCTATTGATTCGTTTGATGTCCTTAATGATAAAGGCTTCACAAAACCCGGAAT TTTCATCTATGAGTTGTTGGCCAGAGCACACCTGACGTACGACACCAAGACGGCCGTGCATGAAGTCCTGGAACAGATCTGTGGATATTTAGCTGGAC AACCAGGAGTTTTCCTCAACACTTCAGGACTGCAGAAACTGTCTGACATCATTCAG GTGGTGTTTTGTGGCGAGCCAGAGTCAAAGGACAGGCAGCGGCAGATGGTGGTCAACACGACACATTTCAAG GTTCACATCCATAAAGACAACAGTCATCACAAGAAGAAAACCACGGATGTCTGGGCCTCATCCACCGCAAAGAAACAAG GCAACATCCTGAGCTATTGGTGCTTCTCTCCTGGCTTCAGCATGCAGGAGCTGGTGAATCAGGAGGTGCGCAGCATCATCCTCACCAGTGGGACCCTGTCACCTTTGACCTCCTTCATAGCGGAAATGAGGAT AATGTTTGATGTCACCCTGGAGAACAGCCACGTCATAGAGAGAGACCAGATCTTCGTCCGGGTCATTGATCAAGGACCTGACGGGGTGATGCTGAGTTCTGCCTTTGACAGAAG ATTTGTTCCTGCAAATATGTCCTCACTGGGAAACACTGTTG CCAACTTGAGTCGAGTGGTTCCTCATGGTCTGCTGGTCTTCTTCCCCTCTTTCCCTGTAATGGAGAAAACGCTAGAATTTTGGAGA GCAAGTGGACATTCAAGTCGCATTGAGAACATGAAGCCAATATTTGTGGAGCCCAAAGGAAAGGGCACCTTTAATGAG GTGATGGACGCGTACTACAGTAAAGTGGATGATGCCTCATCTAAGGGAGCGACCTTTATGGCTGTTTGTCGAGGAAAG GCCAGCGAAGGTCTGGACTTTGCCAACACGTACGGCCGTGGGGTCATCATCACTGGCCTtcccttccctccaaagttggACCCGCGGGTCCAACTGAAGATGCAGTTCTTGGATGAGATGAACCGGGGTCGAGCTGGCGGCCTGAAG TTCCTGACCGGGCAGGAGTGGTACCGGGAGCAGGCCTTCAGAGCGGTCAACCAAGCCATTGGCAGAGTCATCCGCCACAAGGACGATTTTGGAGCCATCTTCCTGTGTGATCAACG GTTTCAAGGAACTAATGCTAAAGCTCACCTCCCGTCGTGGGTCCGGCCGTGTGTGGGTCACAGGGACAGCTTTGGGAACGTAGTGCGGGACGTTTCGCAGTTCTTCAGGGTCGCCCACAAGCTG CGGCCTGTGACAGAGAACAAGGGACCAGCTAAGAGTTGTGAGCCCGCCTTCCAATCAGACCCTCAGCCTTGCAGCTCTGTCTCATCCAGCTGTGTGACCCAGAAGGCCAAGATGCTGGATTCCCACATTCCCAGCCTGAAGAGGAAGAGACTGA ATGACCACACCGGTGCCAGCGCCATGGCCAGGATTTGTATTGAGTACGAGACCGAGGCACAGGAGAGCCACAGGAAACCAGCCAGCCTTCTGGCTGCTCTTGAGCAAGGCGATCGTCACAGAAAAGACGGAGGGACGGATTCTTTTGGAGTGGAAAAG GCAAGCCGTCTGTCCACTTTGTCACTTCAGTGTGACAAACGTATGGATGAAGAGTTGCGCGGAGGGAAGCGTAAAATCAAAGTGGTCCAGGAGCAG AATGGCAGGAAGCTCACCGACATCATTGAGAAAGGGAAAGCCAGTACTGTGAAGAATGTCCTGATTGAAATGAAGAAGTCCTTGAGCCAGGTTACCTTTGAGCAAGTTATGGAGGCTCTGCAGACCTACAAGAAGACCAACAACTTGGACACCCTGCTTTCTCAGACTGCCATGCTCTTGGAGGACGCCAACACTCACAGCCTCCTGCGAG GCTTCTACCGGTTTGTGCGCGCTCATCACAAAAAGCAGTTTGATGAAAAGTGCCTGGAGCTGACGGGTGTAGGGTGTGGTTACAAACCTGAGCACTCCCTGagcatggaggagaagaaggcgaTGCTCACCAGCg CTGCTGCGGGAGCAACCTCCAGCTCCAGTGCAACGTCCACCAGTCACCAGCTCAGCACGCAGCAGCTCAATCACGGAGGTCGACACCTCAGCAGTGATGGTTTGCAGCAAGTGTCCGCTG ATGAGCGGCGTCATTTGAGGGCTTGCACTTCAGCAGATTCCACAAGCACTCCGACTGCTTTCTTGGCTGATGTGAAAAAAGCTCTGACCCCGGAACAATTGGCACAACTCTTCCGGGCCATCAGCAGCTACAAGGAAACGGACGACTACGAGAGCCTGGTGTCCATCGTGGTGAGCTTGTTCACAGAGAAGGACGACCACTTCCAGCTCCTAGCTC GATTCGCCCAATTCGTCAAACCTCACCATAAAAAGCAGTACAGGGAGCTGCTGGAAGCTTTGATCGATGGATATGATCCAGCCAAATATGAGAAAAAAGAAG CAACACAAAGAAAGCTCACCAGCTTCTTCAGTGCTTCTCAAGACATatag